One Salvia splendens isolate huo1 chromosome 12, SspV2, whole genome shotgun sequence genomic window carries:
- the LOC121756936 gene encoding AP-2 complex subunit mu, with amino-acid sequence MPLAASAIYFLNLRGDVLINRLYRDDVGGNMVDAFRVHIMQTKELGTCPVRQIGGCSFFYMRISNVYIVIVVSSNANVACAFKFVVEAVTLFKSYFGGSFDEDAIRNNFVLIYELLDEIMDFGYPQNLSPEILKLYITQEGVRSPFSSKTADKPVPNATLQVTGAVGWRREGLVYKKNEVFLDIVESVNLLMSSKGSVLRCDVTGKILMKCFLSGMPDLKLGLNDKIGLEKESQLKSRPAKSGKTIELDDVTFHQCVNLTRFNSEKTVSFVPPDGEFELMKYRITEGVNLPFRVLPTIKELGRTRMEVNVKVKSVFGAKMFALGVVIKIPVPKQTAKTSFQVTSGKAKYSPSIDCLVWKIRKFPGQTEPTLSAEVELISTITEKKSWTRPPIQMEFQVPMFTASGLRVRFLKVWEKSGYNTVEWVRYITKAGSYEVRC; translated from the exons ATGCCGCTGGCGGCTTCCGCGATTTACTTCCTCAATCTTCGCGGCGATGTTCTCATCAATCGCCTCTACCGTGACGACGTCGG AGGCAACATGGTGGATGCTTTCCGAGTCCATATCATGCAAACAAAGGAACTTGGCACCTGTCCTGTTCGGCAGATTGGAGGATGCTCATTCTTTTACATGAGAATTAGCAATGTCTATATCGTGATTGTAGTAAGCAGCAATGCAAATGTCGCTTGTGCATTCAAGTTCGTCGTTGAG GCAGTcacattatttaaatcgtaTTTTGGAGGATCTTTTGATGAGGATGCCATCCGCAACAACTTCGTTCTGATATACGAACTGTTAGATG AAATTATGGATTTTGGTTATCCTCAAAACCTTTCTCCTGAAATCTTGAAGCTTTATATAACTCAGGAGGGTGTGCGCTCTCCTTTTTCATCCAAG ACTGCTGATAAACCCGTTCCAAATGCAACTTTACAAGTTACTGGTGCTGTTGGGTGGCGCAGGGAGGGCCTAGTATATAAGAAAAATGAG GTGTTTCTTGATATTGTGGAAAGTGTCAATCTTCTTATGTCTTCAAAAG GTAGTGTTCTACGTTGTGATGTAACAGGGAAGATTCTTATGAAATGCTTTCTTTCGGGGATGCCTGATTTGAAGTTGGGATTGAATGATAAAATCGGACTGGAGAAAGAATCACAGCTCAAATCCCGGCCTGCTAAGAG TGGAAAAACTATTGAGCTTGATGATGTCACATTCCATCAATGTGTGAACCTTACAAGATTCAATTCCGAAAAGACTGTTAGTTTTGTTCCTCCAGATGGTGAATTCGAATTGATGAA GTATCGTATTACCGAGGGAGTTAATCTTCCATTTCGGGTTTTGCCAACCATCAAGGAACTGGGTCGGACACGTATGGAAGTGAATGTAAAG GTGAAGAGTGTTTTTGGGGCTAAAATGTTTGCACTTGGAGTGGTTATTAAGATTCCAGTTCCAAAACAAACAGCAAAAACAAGTTTTCAGGTGACATCTGGGAAGGCAAAGTACAGTCCTTCTATTGATTGTTTGGTCTGGAA GATAAGAAAATTTCCGGGGCAAACTGAGCCGACATTGAGTGCTGAAGTAGAGCTAATATCCACAATAACAGAAAAGAAGTCTTGGACGCGGCCACCAATTCAGATGGAATTTCAG GTTCCAATGTTCACAGCTTCGGGATTGCGTGTTCGTTTCCTGAAG GTATGGGAGAAGAGTGGCTACAACACTGTGGAATGGGTTCGTTACATTACAAAAGCTGGTTCATATGAAGTTAGGtgctaa